One Clostridium novyi NT genomic window carries:
- a CDS encoding FAD-binding oxidoreductase: protein MGNILIKKLRKEHQDYLRDESRKIGSAESISFPKNEQEIKDILLYLNNTKTPVTVQGARTGITAGAVPKNGHILNLSKMDNIKSLSYDKNLNTFLVTVEPGVILCKLRNTLQAKNFDTKNWDENSLNSLKQFQSSDEFFFSPDPTESTAAIGGMVACNASGACSFKYGSTRNYVEGLKVVLVNGDTFSIKRGESKIKNGKFSITTDSGQVIEGYIPKYFMPKVKNASGYYSMENMDLIDLFIGSEGTLGIITEIQLKLLKKPKSIYGVTAFFDSEEKSLNFVESLRENLNPAAIEFFNNNALNLIRKEKEKNPAFEKLLDLPENFHTAIYSEYHDINNNKNLDTLLKVGKLMENCGGDEANTWVATNAQSEEQLHFFRHAIPESVNLLIDEIRKEYPSLTKLGTDMAVPNSKLKEVMKLYNKTLEDSNLESVIFGHIGDNHLHVNIIPKNMDDYRKGKELYNSWAEKIVSMGGTISAEHGVGKLKTSLFKQMVGISGLKEMKSLKLLFDPYNRLNCGNLFEE from the coding sequence ATGGGAAATATTCTCATAAAAAAGTTGCGTAAGGAACATCAAGATTATCTTCGAGATGAATCCCGAAAAATTGGTTCAGCAGAATCTATTTCATTTCCTAAAAACGAACAGGAAATAAAAGATATACTGTTATACCTAAATAATACTAAAACACCAGTAACCGTACAAGGGGCACGTACAGGCATTACCGCTGGTGCAGTACCTAAAAATGGTCATATACTAAATTTGAGTAAAATGGACAATATAAAATCTCTAAGTTATGACAAAAATTTAAATACTTTTTTAGTTACAGTTGAACCAGGTGTTATACTGTGTAAACTAAGAAATACCTTACAAGCTAAAAATTTTGACACTAAAAATTGGGATGAAAATTCCTTAAATTCACTAAAACAATTTCAATCTTCAGATGAATTTTTCTTTTCTCCTGATCCTACAGAATCAACAGCTGCTATAGGTGGAATGGTTGCATGTAATGCTTCTGGAGCATGTTCCTTTAAATATGGTTCAACTAGAAATTACGTAGAAGGATTAAAAGTTGTCTTAGTCAATGGAGATACCTTTTCTATTAAGCGTGGGGAAAGCAAAATAAAAAATGGCAAATTTTCAATAACTACAGATTCTGGACAGGTTATTGAAGGATATATTCCTAAATACTTTATGCCAAAAGTTAAAAACGCTTCAGGATATTATTCAATGGAAAACATGGATTTAATAGATCTTTTCATAGGTTCTGAAGGAACTCTTGGAATTATTACAGAAATTCAGCTAAAACTTTTAAAAAAACCTAAATCAATATATGGCGTAACAGCATTCTTCGATTCTGAGGAAAAATCTTTAAACTTCGTTGAATCTCTTCGAGAAAATTTAAATCCTGCAGCTATAGAATTTTTTAATAATAACGCTTTAAACTTGATAAGAAAAGAAAAAGAAAAAAATCCAGCTTTTGAGAAACTTCTGGATTTACCTGAAAATTTTCATACAGCAATATACAGTGAATATCATGATATAAACAATAATAAAAATCTAGATACACTTCTTAAAGTAGGAAAACTAATGGAAAATTGTGGTGGAGATGAAGCTAACACCTGGGTTGCTACAAATGCACAATCAGAAGAACAACTTCATTTCTTTAGACATGCTATTCCAGAATCCGTAAATCTTCTTATAGATGAGATAAGAAAGGAATATCCTTCTCTTACAAAGCTTGGTACAGATATGGCAGTTCCTAACTCAAAACTAAAAGAAGTTATGAAATTATACAATAAAACATTAGAAGATTCTAATTTAGAATCAGTTATTTTTGGACATATAGGAGATAATCATCTTCATGTAAACATAATTCCTAAAAATATGGATGATTATAGAAAAGGAAAAGAACTTTACAATTCTTGGGCAGAAAAAATTGTTTCTATGGGAGGAACTATCTCTGCTGAACATGGTGTAGGTAAACTAAAAACTTCTTTATTTAAGCAAATGGTAGGTATCTCAGGGCTAAAAGAAATGAAATCTTTAAAACTTTTATTTGACCCTTATAATAGATTAAATTGCGGAAATCTTTTTGAGGAGTAG
- a CDS encoding sensor histidine kinase: MYRSDKDIVNERQFLDEDGLFYKNLMKILPDAIFLEKNEKFIFANDEAIKLLGGIDKKDILGKSVMEFLDEKFQKTEEELYGETVESDKEATREKRIVKLNGEVIDVEVKSMYFSPEESYEDKIKIVIVRDITKRKKYEKALKESECLHRKLTELLPMAVCIYDYGKIEFANKKCADILGVKDKDELINKSAFDFIYEKNIESSKVQLKKIEDHADKILPPFHNRAICVNGNVIDIETWSTTLCDETGVKILTVFRDITEYLQLQKIKQKAEENRILLEKEREFNRIRTEFFANLSHELKTPLNIILGSQQLLSLYLQNLDECNVNSQKIKQNLKILKQNSNRLLRLINNIIDITIINSGLFAMNLKNRNIVSIIEDITLSVVDYAKNKDIKVIFDTDTEEKITLCDEEKIERIILNLLSNAVKFTPKGGKIKVNIHDDGDKLRITVRDNGIGIPEDKIHMIFDRFTQVDKSFTRSTEGSGIGLYLVKALVEMHNGKVSVESVYGKGSEFIIDLPVKVGDYKECFDEKDDFNTTLKEDKLKKAEIEFSDIYNI, encoded by the coding sequence ATGTATAGAAGTGATAAAGATATAGTTAACGAAAGACAGTTTTTAGATGAAGATGGACTATTTTATAAGAATTTAATGAAAATATTACCGGATGCAATATTTTTAGAGAAAAATGAAAAGTTTATATTTGCAAATGATGAGGCAATTAAACTTTTAGGTGGAATAGATAAGAAGGATATTTTGGGAAAAAGTGTAATGGAATTTTTAGATGAAAAATTTCAAAAAACTGAAGAAGAATTATATGGAGAGACCGTAGAAAGTGATAAAGAAGCTACAAGGGAAAAAAGAATTGTAAAACTAAATGGAGAAGTTATAGATGTTGAAGTAAAGTCTATGTATTTTTCACCAGAAGAAAGTTATGAAGATAAAATCAAGATAGTAATAGTTAGAGATATAACTAAAAGAAAAAAATATGAAAAGGCATTGAAAGAAAGTGAGTGTTTACACAGAAAACTTACGGAATTACTTCCAATGGCTGTGTGTATTTATGATTATGGTAAGATAGAATTTGCAAATAAAAAGTGTGCAGATATTCTTGGAGTAAAAGATAAGGATGAACTAATAAATAAAAGTGCTTTTGATTTTATATATGAAAAAAATATAGAGTCTTCAAAAGTACAGTTAAAAAAAATCGAGGATCATGCAGATAAGATATTACCTCCATTTCACAATAGGGCAATTTGCGTAAATGGAAATGTTATAGATATAGAAACTTGGTCTACAACCTTATGTGATGAAACTGGAGTTAAAATTCTCACAGTATTTAGGGATATAACGGAATACTTGCAATTACAAAAAATAAAACAAAAAGCAGAGGAAAATAGAATTCTATTAGAAAAAGAAAGGGAATTTAATAGAATCCGAACAGAGTTTTTTGCAAATTTGTCTCATGAGTTAAAGACACCTTTAAATATAATTTTAGGATCTCAACAATTATTGAGTTTGTATTTACAAAACTTAGATGAGTGTAATGTTAATTCACAAAAAATAAAGCAGAATTTAAAAATATTAAAGCAAAATAGCAATAGATTACTCAGACTTATTAACAATATAATAGATATTACAATAATAAATTCAGGACTTTTTGCAATGAATTTAAAAAACCGAAACATAGTAAGTATAATAGAGGATATAACTCTTTCTGTAGTAGATTATGCTAAAAATAAAGATATAAAAGTTATATTTGATACAGATACTGAAGAGAAAATAACACTTTGTGATGAGGAAAAAATAGAAAGAATAATATTAAACTTATTATCTAATGCTGTTAAATTTACTCCTAAAGGTGGAAAAATAAAAGTTAATATACATGATGATGGAGACAAGTTAAGAATTACTGTAAGGGATAATGGAATAGGAATACCAGAGGATAAAATACATATGATATTTGATAGGTTCACTCAGGTGGATAAATCATTTACTAGAAGTACAGAAGGTAGTGGAATAGGTCTTTATCTAGTTAAAGCTCTAGTTGAGATGCATAATGGAAAGGTAAGTGTAGAAAGCGTATATGGAAAGGGCAGTGAATTTATAATAGATTTACCGGTAAAAGTGGGAGATTATAAAGAGTGTTTTGATGAAAAAGATGATTTTAATACTACTCTAAAAGAAGATAAATTAAAGAAAGCTGAAATTGAATTTTCAGATATATACAATATTTAG
- a CDS encoding dihydrofolate reductase has translation MLSIVVAIGKNNVIGKDHSLPWHLPNDLKYFKKVTLTESKTMIMGRKTFQSLKALLPGRKHIILTKNKNFNMKDSNVEIINKIDMLKPIINDKKEYFVIGGGEIFSLLLPYTEKIYMTKIHHNFIGDTFFPNINRYDWNTTKEIQGITDEKNVYNHTFLILNRINNKKSL, from the coding sequence ATGTTAAGTATTGTAGTTGCAATTGGAAAAAACAATGTTATAGGTAAAGATCATTCTCTCCCATGGCACCTTCCAAATGATTTAAAATATTTTAAAAAAGTTACTTTGACTGAAAGTAAAACTATGATTATGGGACGCAAAACTTTTCAATCTCTAAAAGCGTTACTCCCTGGTAGAAAACATATAATTTTAACTAAAAATAAAAATTTTAATATGAAAGATTCCAATGTTGAAATTATCAATAAAATAGATATGTTAAAACCAATTATAAATGATAAAAAAGAATATTTTGTTATAGGTGGTGGTGAAATTTTTTCTCTACTACTTCCATATACCGAAAAAATTTATATGACTAAAATCCATCATAACTTTATTGGAGATACTTTTTTTCCAAACATAAATAGATATGACTGGAATACAACAAAAGAAATTCAAGGAATTACAGATGAAAAAAATGTATACAATCATACTTTTTTAATATTAAATAGAATTAATAATAAGAAAAGTCTTTGA
- a CDS encoding DUF441 domain-containing protein → MSSKIILLILMFLSFISKNKSLGIATIVMLFISFFNTEKCITFMENHFMNLGMTFLMIWMLIPIIKNPEFTENIKNAFNLKGIVCFLCGAIVAVLASKGVGFLKGSTDTLTGIILGSIVGVSLLGGVPVGPLIASGIAYEVVFIINLIFKNNC, encoded by the coding sequence ATGTCATCTAAAATTATTTTATTAATATTAATGTTTTTATCCTTTATAAGCAAAAATAAAAGTCTAGGAATTGCAACCATAGTTATGCTATTCATATCTTTTTTTAATACAGAAAAATGCATTACTTTTATGGAAAATCACTTTATGAATTTAGGAATGACATTTCTTATGATATGGATGCTTATACCTATAATTAAAAATCCTGAGTTTACTGAAAACATAAAAAACGCATTTAATTTAAAGGGAATTGTTTGCTTTTTGTGTGGAGCTATAGTGGCAGTTTTAGCTTCAAAAGGAGTTGGATTTTTAAAGGGAAGTACAGATACTTTAACTGGAATTATTCTTGGCTCTATAGTAGGTGTATCACTTCTCGGCGGAGTTCCCGTGGGTCCTTTAATTGCATCAGGTATCGCCTATGAAGTTGTATTTATTATTAATTTAATATTTAAAAATAACTGTTAA